TCAATTCGCTTGCTCGGCCCGGACATCGCGATTGAGAAAGGGATCGCCAGCGACAAATCGCCGAAGGGCGAATCGTCGGCCGCGCGATACACCGTCGTGCATGCCCGGCGCGACGGAAAATGGATCATGGTCGACTGCAAGGATGCCCCCTACGTTTCCGCCGCGGACGAGGATTATCTGAAGGACCTCGAATGGCTCGTCGGCGAGTGGAAGATCGACTCGCCCGACAAAGCAGAGGACCGGCGAATCAAATTCGAATGGGTCGCTGGCCGAAACTTCATCAAGAGCAGCTATAACGTCATCAAGGACGGCAAGGCGACGCTCACGGGCGGTCAGATCATCGGCTGGCATCCGAAGCGCGGGCGGATCGTCTCGATGCACTTCGACGCCAACGGCGGCTTCGGCAACGATGCCTGGATCAAGGACGGCTCGAAATGGGTGCTCGAAGCGAGCGGCGTCTTCCGAGACGGCAGCGACACGACGGCCGTCAATATCATTACCCCGATCGACGCCAATAGTTTCACCTGGCAATCGGTGAAACGAACTCTCGACGGTGTCAGCTTGCCGGACGTTCCGCCGGTCAAGGTCACGCGTGTGGCATCGGCCAAGTGACGGTCGCCGGCTGAAACTCGAAACGAATTTCAATACATTCAGACCATTTTCAGAGAGGTGCATCCATGAAAGCGGTTCTCGGCGTTTTGATC
Above is a genomic segment from Pirellulales bacterium containing:
- a CDS encoding SgcJ/EcaC family oxidoreductase, encoding MNRRRIRGPGGVAALLVAGAGIVLTARNAFINTANAADLPSAVKQDAAADEKAIRATADEFVKAFNAGDAKTIGAEWSSDAEYTDETGQEFHGRAEIEKFYSQLFKDHPGGTIAVKIESIRLLGPDIAIEKGIASDKSPKGESSAARYTVVHARRDGKWIMVDCKDAPYVSAADEDYLKDLEWLVGEWKIDSPDKAEDRRIKFEWVAGRNFIKSSYNVIKDGKATLTGGQIIGWHPKRGRIVSMHFDANGGFGNDAWIKDGSKWVLEASGVFRDGSDTTAVNIITPIDANSFTWQSVKRTLDGVSLPDVPPVKVTRVASAK